A single window of Xylocopilactobacillus apicola DNA harbors:
- the thiD gene encoding bifunctional hydroxymethylpyrimidine kinase/phosphomethylpyrimidine kinase, whose translation MTNEFPQALTIAGSDSDGSAGIEADLRSFFQCHVYGLVIQTTAVAGNSYGVFDRCSLPNDFIRSEFTNLASDFKIRAAKTGMLPDSQMISLVAEEYQKTDFGPLVVDPVIVSKHGAILMDEPGVNTLREKLLPLSTVITPNFKEAQALTELQIKDDQLIKQAAKKMQSWGAKNVMIKGAHNFESEQKSVRDFVLLADGSTFWLENDYVDTKRINGTGDTLSAIITAELAKGKNVKDAIIIANKNTYRALKQPINVGHQYGPINHWQIKEDLN comes from the coding sequence ATGACAAATGAATTTCCGCAAGCTTTGACGATTGCTGGATCTGACTCTGATGGATCGGCAGGGATCGAGGCTGATCTTCGATCATTTTTTCAATGCCATGTGTATGGGTTAGTTATTCAAACAACCGCGGTTGCGGGAAATTCTTATGGCGTTTTTGACCGCTGCTCACTACCGAACGATTTTATTCGATCGGAGTTTACAAATTTGGCGTCAGATTTTAAAATTAGAGCTGCCAAAACCGGAATGCTGCCAGATTCCCAAATGATTTCATTGGTCGCTGAGGAATACCAAAAGACTGATTTCGGTCCTTTAGTAGTTGATCCAGTGATTGTTTCTAAACATGGGGCAATTTTAATGGACGAGCCTGGAGTTAATACGCTGAGAGAGAAATTACTTCCGTTATCAACGGTGATTACCCCCAATTTTAAAGAGGCTCAGGCTTTGACTGAACTACAAATCAAAGATGATCAACTAATTAAACAAGCAGCAAAAAAAATGCAGTCTTGGGGCGCTAAAAACGTGATGATCAAAGGAGCTCATAATTTTGAAAGCGAGCAAAAATCTGTGCGTGACTTCGTTTTATTAGCCGATGGTAGTACATTTTGGTTAGAAAATGATTATGTAGATACAAAAAGAATTAACGGAACTGGAGACACCTTATCTGCAATCATCACAGCTGAGCTTGCTAAAGGTAAAAATGTAAAAGATGCGATTATTATTGCTAATAAAAATACTTATCGCGCACTAAAACAACCTATTAACGTCGGACATCAATATGGACCAATTAATCATTGGCAAATTAAGGAGGATTTAAACTAA
- a CDS encoding DegV family protein, which translates to MKIGLVTDSSATLLPEEIKKYNIEVVSIPVEISGKTYHEGEDISTEEFYDKLRNSKKIPKTSQPSIQDTLSRYQKLAQAGCDAIISIHITSTISGFVPNLEAEVKNLKGGPKIYVFDSWITVRLMGYLVLYAAKQIEKDGDKADPEQIIENLKKIRSSIGEYFIVNDLQNLVKGGRLSNASAFIGNILKIKPLLTFDDDTHQIVAFEKVRSIKRANSRIEELFVRDTANIDYPIKVLIIQGDDEEEAKRWVENLKARFPNYHYEISYFGPVVGTHLGDKSIGLTWLMDFDQVFLNEGK; encoded by the coding sequence ATGAAGATCGGCTTAGTGACAGATAGTAGTGCAACTTTATTACCCGAAGAAATTAAAAAATATAATATAGAAGTGGTTTCTATTCCCGTTGAAATTAGCGGAAAAACTTATCACGAAGGTGAAGATATTTCAACTGAGGAGTTTTACGATAAACTCAGAAATAGCAAGAAAATACCTAAAACTTCACAGCCTAGCATTCAGGATACGCTAAGTAGATATCAAAAATTAGCCCAAGCCGGATGTGACGCTATCATCAGCATTCATATTACTTCGACGATTTCTGGTTTTGTTCCAAATTTAGAGGCTGAGGTTAAGAACCTCAAAGGGGGACCAAAAATCTACGTTTTTGATTCGTGGATTACAGTTAGGCTAATGGGGTACCTGGTTCTTTATGCTGCTAAACAAATTGAAAAAGATGGTGATAAAGCCGACCCTGAACAAATTATCGAAAATCTCAAAAAAATCAGAAGCTCGATCGGTGAATATTTTATAGTTAATGATCTGCAAAACCTTGTTAAAGGCGGCAGGCTTTCTAACGCTAGCGCTTTTATCGGAAATATCCTTAAAATTAAACCATTGCTTACTTTTGATGATGACACCCATCAGATTGTGGCTTTTGAAAAAGTGAGATCCATCAAACGCGCCAATTCTCGAATTGAAGAACTTTTTGTCCGAGATACTGCTAATATTGATTATCCAATTAAAGTTCTGATTATTCAAGGTGACGACGAAGAAGAAGCTAAGCGCTGGGTTGAGAATTTAAAAGCTAGATTTCCTAATTATCATTATGAGATTAGTTATTTTGGTCCAGTTGTGGGAACTCATCTTGGTGATAAATCAATCGGATTGACCTGGTTAATGGATTTTGATCAAGTGTTTTTAAATGAGGGTAAATGA
- a CDS encoding Rqc2 family fibronectin-binding protein, which yields MSFDGTLIHTLINELNPLLAGGRITKIQMPSAFEIILTIRQQRKNRNLEISIHPEYQRVNFTKQNISAPARPYPFTMILRKYLQGSLVEKVEQIGNDRIVLLHLTNINDLGDKMKYTLVAEMLGRHANVLILNDNDNKIIDLLKKENLDVKGKRVLLPGFVYELPILQQKLNPFEQNTLNFPRPTQIEVAEFLRYFQGFGKDTFKELQTSMLAMDPSQAWSDFFDKLASPHPTIYYNSENQPVNFTAFPYQSIDLKSQSYLNLSELLDTYYAEKSSFARNKQAAQAILTHLDSLLKKDHRKLLNLEKDLKKAQKADDYRIKGDLITINLNEIHQGAHNVSLENSYEPGTKVEISLEPELSPQRNAQKYYKKYRKLQNSLKYIDQQIKNTKAEIEYLETVLTQIDLADYNTLGEIRQELIKEKYLKVQNPGGKTTRPVKSKPLEFKATDGTKILVGRNNLQNERLTLREAQKTDYWLHTKNIPGSHVVLKTANPSEQTIYEGAMIAAFYSKSRHSAQVPVDYVPIKNIKKPNGTKPGFVIFTGQKTISVTPEAEFVAKLKV from the coding sequence ATGAGTTTTGATGGAACTTTGATTCACACATTAATTAACGAACTAAATCCTTTATTGGCGGGTGGAAGGATCACTAAAATTCAAATGCCTTCAGCCTTTGAAATTATTTTGACTATCCGTCAGCAGCGAAAAAATCGCAATTTAGAAATATCAATTCATCCTGAGTATCAACGGGTTAATTTTACTAAACAAAATATTTCTGCACCTGCTCGTCCGTATCCTTTCACCATGATTTTGCGCAAATATTTACAGGGATCATTGGTTGAAAAAGTTGAACAAATTGGCAACGACCGGATTGTTTTGTTGCATTTGACTAATATAAATGATTTGGGAGATAAAATGAAATACACTCTGGTTGCCGAGATGTTAGGACGCCATGCCAATGTTTTAATTCTAAATGATAACGACAACAAAATCATTGATCTTTTAAAGAAAGAGAATCTCGACGTGAAAGGAAAACGAGTTCTTTTGCCAGGATTTGTCTATGAGTTGCCTATTTTACAGCAGAAACTAAATCCTTTTGAACAAAATACCTTAAATTTCCCTCGTCCAACCCAAATTGAAGTAGCTGAGTTTTTGCGTTATTTTCAAGGCTTCGGTAAAGATACCTTTAAAGAATTGCAAACGTCAATGCTTGCAATGGATCCAAGTCAGGCCTGGAGTGATTTTTTTGATAAACTCGCTAGTCCCCATCCGACGATTTACTATAATTCTGAAAATCAGCCAGTCAATTTTACAGCATTTCCATATCAATCCATTGATTTAAAAAGTCAGAGTTATCTGAATTTGTCTGAATTACTGGATACGTATTACGCTGAAAAGTCATCATTTGCTCGTAATAAACAGGCAGCACAAGCAATTCTTACTCATTTGGATAGTCTTTTGAAAAAAGATCACCGGAAACTTTTAAATTTAGAAAAAGATTTGAAAAAGGCTCAAAAGGCTGATGATTATCGAATTAAAGGCGATTTAATTACTATTAACCTTAACGAAATTCACCAAGGTGCACACAATGTATCTTTGGAAAATTCCTATGAACCTGGAACGAAGGTTGAGATTTCCTTGGAACCAGAGTTATCACCACAGCGTAACGCTCAAAAGTATTACAAAAAATATCGTAAGTTACAAAATTCCTTAAAATATATTGATCAACAAATTAAAAACACTAAGGCTGAAATCGAGTATTTAGAAACGGTTTTGACCCAAATCGATTTGGCTGATTACAATACTTTAGGTGAGATACGTCAGGAATTGATTAAAGAAAAATATTTGAAAGTTCAAAATCCAGGTGGCAAAACAACTCGTCCTGTTAAAAGTAAACCACTAGAGTTCAAGGCGACTGATGGCACTAAAATTTTAGTTGGGCGCAACAATTTGCAAAATGAACGGTTAACTTTACGGGAGGCTCAAAAGACCGACTATTGGCTGCATACTAAAAATATCCCGGGGTCACATGTCGTTTTAAAAACGGCTAATCCTAGTGAGCAGACAATCTACGAAGGTGCAATGATTGCTGCATTTTATTCAAAATCGCGACATTCAGCGCAAGTCCCTGTTGATTATGTGCCAATCAAAAATATTAAAAAGCCTAATGGTACTAAGCCTGGTTTTGTAATCTTTACTGGTCAAAAAACCATCTCTGTAACCCCTGAAGCCGAATTTGTCGCTAAGTTAAAAGTTTAG
- a CDS encoding carbamoyl-phosphate synthase domain-containing protein, giving the protein MKKYLILNDGSTFEGESFGSDAIATGRLVFHLVNHSVTESLTAPNNYGAIVVSSDPAVGLREIDTMDLQSLETNIKGFIVSNFLAIDRPEGIQLDRYLKEKNIPGLYNLNVHKLIEHLQGVKEMDATIIDYVDQHAFDQLRAFVNPNNLTDFVSNKGPYLIPGSKKTVVVLNLGLKTSLYRSLVEVGLNCIVLPYDASLEMIDSYHPAGIIITDGPGNTNELSALVDKIPQLAEHYSILGIGLGQSLIAQAFKIRSTEKNKIACYEGQYVVERSTGEVSQVHDDSNYLIPYEEKIKRIAFVLFTDVKRCFVKAFRIRKHNIIGISFDLEYAGSGRNYLLDEFVDNLS; this is encoded by the coding sequence ATGAAAAAATATTTAATTTTAAATGACGGATCAACTTTTGAAGGAGAATCTTTTGGCAGCGATGCTATAGCAACGGGACGGCTTGTCTTTCATCTAGTTAACCATAGCGTAACTGAATCATTAACGGCTCCAAATAATTACGGAGCAATTGTAGTCTCTAGTGATCCAGCTGTTGGACTAAGAGAAATTGACACAATGGATTTACAATCATTAGAGACTAATATTAAGGGATTTATTGTCAGCAATTTTCTAGCCATTGATCGACCTGAAGGAATTCAGTTGGATCGTTATTTAAAAGAAAAAAATATTCCAGGACTTTACAATCTGAACGTTCATAAATTAATTGAACACCTTCAGGGAGTTAAGGAAATGGATGCTACGATTATTGATTACGTGGATCAGCATGCCTTTGATCAATTAAGAGCTTTTGTAAATCCCAATAACTTAACCGATTTCGTTTCAAATAAAGGTCCGTATTTAATTCCTGGCAGCAAAAAAACGGTCGTAGTTTTAAATTTGGGCTTAAAAACGAGTTTATATCGTTCACTGGTAGAAGTTGGATTAAATTGCATAGTTTTGCCGTATGATGCATCTTTAGAGATGATCGACTCTTATCACCCAGCAGGAATCATCATAACTGACGGACCAGGAAACACTAATGAATTATCAGCTTTAGTGGATAAAATCCCTCAATTAGCCGAACACTATTCTATTTTAGGAATCGGGTTAGGCCAATCTCTAATTGCCCAAGCATTTAAAATCAGATCGACAGAAAAAAATAAAATTGCTTGTTACGAAGGGCAATATGTCGTAGAACGATCGACTGGTGAAGTCTCACAAGTCCATGATGACTCAAATTATTTAATTCCCTATGAAGAAAAAATTAAACGAATTGCATTTGTGCTTTTTACTGACGTTAAAAGATGTTTCGTCAAAGCCTTCCGGATTCGTAAACATAATATTATTGGAATTTCTTTTGACTTAGAATACGCCGGCAGCGGACGAAACTATTTGTTAGATGAATTTGTTGATAATTTGAGCTGA
- a CDS encoding bifunctional pyr operon transcriptional regulator/uracil phosphoribosyltransferase, with product MVKKIINAIGLNRSITRIAVEIIEENNSYKNNLIFVGTENAGNEIAKRLANAIEDLEDISIPVITLEQLTKEKGEVSDKIVVLVTKVISKGWLIEEAINKILSLGKPRSIQLAVLIDRGHRELPIGANYIGKNVPTAKSEFVEVRLNEIDGEDAVYLQ from the coding sequence ATGGTCAAAAAAATAATTAACGCGATTGGACTTAACCGCTCAATTACTCGAATCGCCGTCGAAATCATCGAAGAAAATAACAGTTATAAAAATAATTTAATTTTTGTGGGCACTGAAAACGCTGGTAATGAAATTGCCAAAAGACTTGCTAACGCAATTGAAGACTTAGAGGATATTTCTATTCCTGTTATTACTCTTGAACAATTAACAAAAGAGAAGGGGGAAGTATCTGATAAAATCGTAGTTTTAGTCACTAAAGTTATTAGTAAAGGATGGCTAATCGAAGAAGCAATTAATAAAATTTTATCTCTGGGTAAGCCGCGATCAATTCAATTAGCCGTCTTGATTGATCGGGGTCATCGCGAGTTGCCAATTGGGGCTAATTACATTGGAAAAAATGTGCCGACTGCCAAATCTGAATTTGTCGAAGTTCGGCTCAATGAAATTGACGGCGAGGATGCTGTTTATTTACAATGA
- a CDS encoding RluA family pseudouridine synthase, giving the protein MNEIKIKQTGLRLDKILSNELDLSRSQIQRLITEGQITLNGELTKANIKPKIDDLIEIKQIDRPPLKAEPEDIPLDIIYEDDDVLVVNKPAGMVVHPASGHYHGTLVNGLMYHTKLAKSTNDFRPGIVHRIDKDTSGLLMVAKSELALKSLSDQLKNKQNLRKYQALVTGRIEEDEGTIEAPLGRDPKNRLKRAVISGGKDAITHFSVKKRFDNFTLIDCQLETGRTHQIRVHLNYIGHPLVGDPLYGVTGTTKIHQGQLLHAGTLGFSHPLTKEFLTFSVPLPADFQNILKTME; this is encoded by the coding sequence ATGAATGAAATTAAAATTAAGCAAACTGGCTTGCGGCTCGATAAAATTTTAAGCAATGAATTAGATCTTTCTCGTAGCCAAATTCAACGTTTAATCACCGAAGGTCAAATTACTCTTAATGGTGAACTGACAAAGGCTAACATCAAACCAAAAATCGATGATCTAATCGAAATTAAGCAAATCGATCGACCGCCTCTAAAAGCAGAACCTGAAGATATTCCACTTGACATTATTTACGAAGATGATGACGTTTTAGTGGTTAATAAACCAGCTGGAATGGTCGTCCATCCGGCAAGCGGACACTACCATGGAACTTTAGTTAATGGTTTGATGTACCATACTAAGCTTGCTAAGAGTACTAATGATTTCCGTCCAGGAATAGTTCATCGAATTGATAAAGATACCTCGGGACTGTTAATGGTGGCCAAAAGTGAGCTTGCTCTAAAAAGTCTTAGTGATCAACTCAAAAATAAACAAAATCTAAGAAAGTACCAGGCGCTTGTAACTGGAAGAATCGAAGAAGACGAGGGGACAATTGAAGCTCCTCTTGGGCGAGATCCCAAAAATCGATTAAAAAGAGCAGTTATTTCGGGTGGCAAAGATGCAATTACTCATTTTTCGGTCAAAAAGAGATTTGATAATTTTACTTTAATCGACTGTCAACTGGAAACTGGACGAACTCATCAAATTCGAGTCCATTTAAATTACATTGGTCATCCTCTTGTCGGTGATCCGCTTTACGGCGTGACAGGGACAACTAAAATCCATCAAGGACAGTTGCTCCACGCGGGAACCTTGGGTTTTTCTCACCCGCTTACTAAAGAGTTCCTTACTTTCTCAGTTCCCTTACCAGCAGATTTTCAAAACATTTTAAAAACAATGGAGTGA
- the lspA gene encoding signal peptidase II: protein MSKKVKILIISLIVILDQFLKFSVKTNIAPENEVPLIPGFISLTNIKNSGAAWSLWEGKTWIFIIVTLIFIPFAIYFLFFKKYQDSWFNTGLALILGGTIGNFIDRIFERQVVDMIMLKFIDFPIFNLADVAINVGVVCLVIYLFKSGKDTPNE from the coding sequence ATGAGTAAAAAAGTTAAAATTCTAATTATCAGCTTAATAGTGATCCTCGATCAATTCTTAAAATTTTCCGTTAAAACTAACATTGCTCCCGAAAACGAAGTTCCTTTGATCCCAGGATTCATTTCTTTAACTAATATTAAAAACTCTGGAGCTGCTTGGAGTTTATGGGAGGGGAAAACTTGGATTTTCATCATTGTAACGCTGATTTTTATTCCATTTGCAATCTATTTTTTGTTTTTTAAAAAATATCAGGATTCTTGGTTCAATACTGGACTTGCCTTAATTTTAGGCGGCACAATTGGTAACTTTATCGATCGAATTTTTGAACGGCAAGTTGTCGATATGATTATGCTCAAATTTATCGATTTTCCAATTTTTAATCTGGCAGACGTGGCAATTAATGTTGGCGTCGTTTGTCTCGTTATTTATCTATTTAAGAGTGGTAAGGATACTCCAAATGAATGA
- a CDS encoding formate--tetrahydrofolate ligase, whose protein sequence is MNELEIAQNATKEPIEQICARLNIDRKKYEPIGNYIAKVQIPSEKKLDNDKLVLVTAMNSTPAGEGKTTLSIGLADAMNARGYNTVLALREPSMGPVMGRKGGATGGGYSQVVPRAEIDLHFTGDFHAIQIANNTLAALIDNDIYQGNPHQLDPKSIIFTRILDVNDRALREIVIGLGSRVNGVTRPDQFEITAASELMAILCLAEDYVDLKKRIGSILIGFTYSGEPVTVDQLGFAGPIAAILSKALRPNLVQTLDHTPVFMHGGPFANIAHGANSILATKLALKYGDYAITEAGFGADLGAEKFIDLVSRKLGTLPKVIVIVASVRSLKFQVLGSMTDMQKENVAAVKEGYVNLQQHLNNLTKTGIKVVVGINKFTNDTEEELAALTQLLDQDHFNWAISETYELGADGGKQLAELVHQQLEKPISKVERFYDSSDDLETKIEKVATKVYHADGIELSPAARKSLAELKKFHWDELPICIAKTPQSFSDDAGLLGAPKGFTLQIRDLLPKLGAGFIVVYTGKILTMPGLPQHPAALDIDLDAKGNILGPV, encoded by the coding sequence TTGAATGAATTAGAGATTGCACAAAATGCAACAAAAGAACCGATCGAGCAAATTTGCGCTCGTTTAAATATTGATCGAAAAAAATATGAACCAATTGGCAATTATATAGCTAAAGTCCAAATTCCGTCAGAAAAAAAACTGGATAACGATAAACTTGTTTTGGTTACAGCAATGAACTCAACTCCAGCAGGTGAGGGTAAAACCACTTTATCAATTGGGCTTGCTGATGCAATGAATGCTAGAGGATACAATACAGTTTTAGCTTTACGTGAACCATCGATGGGACCTGTAATGGGCCGAAAAGGCGGCGCCACTGGAGGTGGTTATTCTCAAGTAGTTCCTCGTGCAGAGATCGATTTGCACTTTACTGGCGATTTTCATGCAATCCAGATTGCAAATAATACTCTTGCAGCCTTAATTGATAATGATATATATCAAGGAAATCCCCATCAACTAGACCCAAAATCAATTATTTTTACCCGAATTTTAGATGTTAACGACCGGGCTTTGCGAGAGATCGTGATTGGTTTGGGAAGTAGAGTTAATGGCGTCACTCGTCCAGATCAATTTGAAATCACTGCTGCCAGTGAATTAATGGCGATTCTTTGTTTAGCTGAAGATTACGTTGATCTCAAAAAACGGATTGGTTCAATTTTGATTGGTTTTACTTATTCTGGTGAGCCGGTTACCGTTGATCAATTAGGATTTGCGGGTCCAATTGCTGCAATCTTGTCTAAGGCGCTAAGACCTAATTTGGTTCAAACTTTAGATCATACACCTGTTTTTATGCACGGTGGACCATTTGCCAACATTGCTCACGGCGCTAACAGTATCCTTGCTACGAAATTAGCTCTGAAATACGGAGATTACGCAATCACTGAAGCTGGTTTTGGAGCTGACCTTGGCGCAGAGAAATTTATTGATTTGGTTTCTAGAAAATTGGGAACCCTTCCTAAAGTTATTGTAATTGTTGCAAGTGTACGTTCTTTGAAATTTCAAGTTCTCGGTTCCATGACTGACATGCAAAAAGAAAATGTTGCAGCAGTCAAAGAAGGCTATGTTAACTTACAGCAACATCTCAATAATCTTACCAAAACAGGAATCAAAGTAGTAGTTGGGATCAATAAATTTACAAATGACACCGAAGAGGAACTGGCTGCTTTAACCCAATTACTAGATCAAGATCACTTTAATTGGGCGATTTCTGAAACTTACGAATTAGGAGCTGATGGTGGCAAACAATTAGCAGAACTTGTCCATCAACAGCTTGAAAAACCAATTAGTAAGGTCGAACGTTTTTACGATTCAAGTGATGATTTAGAAACAAAAATCGAAAAAGTTGCAACGAAAGTTTACCACGCTGATGGTATCGAATTAAGTCCTGCAGCTAGAAAATCATTAGCAGAATTGAAAAAATTCCATTGGGATGAATTACCAATTTGTATCGCCAAAACCCCACAGTCATTTAGCGATGATGCGGGTTTACTAGGCGCACCTAAAGGTTTTACTTTACAAATTAGAGACCTTTTACCAAAACTAGGGGCGGGATTCATTGTTGTTTACACCGGGAAAATTCTAACGATGCCAGGATTGCCCCAACATCCGGCAGCACTTGATATTGACCTCGATGCCAAAGGAAACATTCTTGGACCAGTTTAA
- a CDS encoding EbsA family protein: protein MKIFTKKSRCIIKIHYRPSLPLQIFHWSIISIVLFIAFIFQMEYTYLNWPTIAFSLIFLILAFVEKGRFNLVVKLPEHKIICYSLYRWFAKEKDLSDLERAIFYPKYVDLKFKNETWCLYLKKNDLQKLHQLLENQKIKISDNKTNQVFNQFFEQK, encoded by the coding sequence TTGAAGATTTTTACTAAGAAAAGTAGGTGTATTATTAAAATTCATTATCGTCCCAGTTTGCCATTACAAATATTTCATTGGTCGATCATCAGTATTGTACTGTTTATTGCTTTCATTTTTCAAATGGAATATACATATTTAAATTGGCCTACGATTGCTTTTTCTTTAATTTTTTTGATTTTAGCTTTCGTCGAAAAAGGTCGTTTTAACTTAGTGGTCAAACTCCCAGAACATAAAATTATTTGTTACAGTCTTTATCGATGGTTTGCCAAAGAAAAAGATTTATCTGATTTAGAGAGGGCAATTTTTTACCCGAAATATGTAGATCTAAAATTTAAAAACGAAACCTGGTGTTTATATTTGAAAAAAAATGATCTACAAAAATTACATCAACTATTAGAAAATCAAAAAATTAAAATCTCAGATAATAAGACAAACCAAGTTTTTAATCAATTCTTTGAACAAAAATAG
- the cls gene encoding cardiolipin synthase, which produces MQIFVSVLTLTIIINTLVSVFVVMRTPRDIAATWAWLLVLILLPVLGLILYMFFGRGMSKSKLNRIQHTYSKGIGSALNQQRAIITKQKHKFPPDIEQLVNLFFNLNSSPVLTSSRPKIMTNSQDFFSELFKQIETAQKSIYVEFYTIYADQVGHKFRDALIKKAKQGVKVYVIYDGWGSMGVGRRFWAPLRAAGGHVELFFSSRYVIADFRLNYRNHRKIVVVDEKYGLIGGFNVGDQYLGKKKKFGNWRDTHILVEGEAVRALMVRFIMDYNATVDQKNWLKYPQIISNNEIAHPVSRSNTYMQLVTSGPDERIDQIEMGLIKLISTAKKRIWLQTPYLVPSDSFSDAIVSATKSGIDVRIMIPSFPDHPFIYRATQFYAHYLHRIGVKIYIYNNGFLHTKTSVIDEMVSTVGSANLDVRSFKLNFEATEFIYGKKFNEELAKTFLDDIENCTRLNDEMIKQQSWWLHFKQDFSRLLSPIL; this is translated from the coding sequence GTGCAGATATTTGTTTCTGTTTTAACTTTAACAATTATTATTAATACCCTTGTTTCAGTTTTTGTCGTTATGCGGACGCCGCGCGACATTGCTGCAACTTGGGCTTGGCTTTTGGTGTTGATTCTTTTACCAGTACTGGGACTTATTCTCTATATGTTTTTTGGACGAGGAATGTCTAAGAGTAAGCTCAATCGAATTCAACATACTTATTCAAAAGGAATTGGCAGTGCGCTGAATCAGCAGCGAGCAATAATTACCAAGCAAAAACATAAATTTCCACCTGACATTGAACAGTTGGTGAATTTATTTTTTAATTTAAATTCATCGCCAGTTCTGACGTCCAGTCGGCCAAAAATTATGACTAATAGTCAAGATTTTTTTTCTGAGTTATTTAAACAAATCGAAACAGCTCAGAAATCAATTTATGTCGAATTCTATACGATTTATGCCGATCAAGTCGGACATAAATTTAGAGATGCTTTAATTAAAAAAGCAAAACAAGGGGTCAAAGTTTATGTGATTTATGATGGTTGGGGCTCAATGGGTGTTGGACGCCGTTTCTGGGCTCCTTTACGAGCAGCTGGTGGACACGTTGAATTATTCTTCTCTTCTCGTTATGTCATTGCCGATTTTCGACTTAATTACCGCAATCACCGCAAAATTGTTGTAGTCGATGAGAAATATGGCTTAATTGGTGGCTTTAACGTTGGAGATCAATATTTGGGCAAGAAAAAGAAATTTGGTAACTGGCGCGATACCCATATTCTAGTTGAAGGAGAAGCTGTTAGAGCGTTAATGGTAAGATTCATTATGGATTACAATGCGACGGTTGATCAAAAGAATTGGCTTAAATATCCTCAAATTATTTCTAACAATGAGATAGCACATCCAGTTAGCCGTAGTAATACCTATATGCAATTGGTGACCAGCGGTCCTGATGAACGGATCGATCAAATTGAGATGGGACTCATTAAGTTAATTTCGACAGCTAAAAAAAGAATTTGGCTTCAAACTCCTTATTTGGTTCCAAGCGACAGTTTCTCTGATGCAATTGTCAGTGCCACTAAATCTGGTATTGATGTTAGGATTATGATTCCAAGTTTTCCAGACCATCCTTTTATATACCGAGCGACCCAGTTTTATGCCCATTATTTACATCGGATTGGCGTTAAAATTTACATCTATAATAACGGTTTTCTTCATACCAAGACTTCAGTGATTGATGAGATGGTTTCAACTGTCGGTTCAGCCAATCTTGATGTTCGGTCATTTAAGCTAAATTTTGAGGCAACTGAATTTATTTATGGAAAAAAGTTTAATGAAGAGCTGGCAAAAACTTTTCTTGATGACATCGAGAATTGTACTCGCTTAAATGATGAGATGATTAAACAACAAAGTTGGTGGCTTCACTTCAAACAAGATTTTTCTCGTCTTTTATCGCCAATCCTTTAA